The Lytechinus variegatus isolate NC3 chromosome 1, Lvar_3.0, whole genome shotgun sequence nucleotide sequence aatttcatcgaaatcggatgtaaaataagaaagttatgacatttcgaagtttcgcttattttaacaacatagttatatgaacgagccagttacatccaaatgagagagtcaatgatgtcactcactatttcttttgttttttattgtttgaattatacaatatttcaatttttatgaatttgatgattaggacctccttgcctgaagcacaaaatgttaaactaatggaattccacgtgttaagggaggaatgaaagttcatttcacatgacaatgacgagaaaatcaaaatattttatatttcatttaatagaatacaaaagaaatagtgagtgagtgatgtcatcagttccctcatttgcataccgaccgagatgtgcatataaatgttttgtgaaatgaagcgaaacttgaaaatgtcataactttcttattttacatccgattttgatgaaattttcagtgttatgcttgttgaatttttctctttttattcaaatcaagattttgttggggtggacttgtcctttaagagaaggatttgtttgtatataaaatagGATTAGACCAAGCAGGATGAGACCAAACAAAAGTGTAAgtggaaatatttcaattaacaaTTTATCCTAGTCCAGAGTGGTGTTACATAATCTTGGTCATAAATCATAAACTATACCCGAATACCGCAAAATTAACACAGTGGGATTCAGTTTCCGAAAACCCTGCATTCAGTTGCTTGTGAACATCAATAATTcaaatttcttgaaaatcacAACCGTGTTATTGATAAGACTGGCTCCTTATTCtcttaaaattaaaaatcatcTTTTGCTCTGTTTGAGGTGTTTTAACTTCTGTTCTGCCTGAATGATGGCGTTGCTGTCTGGATCATGCTGAATTACGAGTGCTTCCTCTCTCAGCATGTCACTGCATTCTTCAGTCCAACAGCTTCTTGAACATGTGAAGATGGCAATCACACCAAAGTCAATAGGTGGGGCTGTAAATAAAGAACAATCAAACATGGGGAGAAAAAAGGCATCTACAAACACCAGaacaacaaaattaaattttgcaCATAgctggaaaaatattttaaaaattgaaaagaactTTGGAATCTCAAGGATTTTTCAgcctgcaggcacagaccctgattgaaactttcaTCAATAAGTTGGTCTTCACAACAGACTAGCACATTTAAAACCTGCTGTTTCAATTTCACTGTAGGCCATGTATTCAGACCACTTAACTCGAGTAAAGGGTTTGCAAAGCAGACTACATTCCTCATAGGTATAAACAAATTTCGAAAATCAAAATGGATATAACATAGTCAAATTGAACGTTAATACTATAgccaaattttgatgaaaaagttgcaaattttctcttttcaaaagtgattatgTTCTTTTCATTGTGTTGCCAATTTAGATTTTGTAATAATTATCTACATGAATACCTTGTTGATCAAGAAACTGCAAAGAGGGTAGTAGGGCAGGCATGAGTTGAAATTCAAAGAGTCTCTTGCTTCCACAATGAGGACAGGCTTGTATATTGGTTGACCGTTGATTGGAGTCCGTCATCCAAAGAGGTTCCCCACCATAACAATACCTGATAATACAATGGCAGATTTTCCACCAGCAAtggtatttgttttattttccatgaTAATCTGCCATGCATGAAACTACTCAATAAGAAACAACTCTTACTATTTAAATCtataatcaaaatatttgtctattatttatctattataTCTCTGAAAAAGGGGAATATCAACCACTAAAATGCAATGTATATCACAAACCTGAACATAATGATTTCTGACCTACAAACCCTAATATATTGGTGGACTGAGTCAAAAGGATATACATGCATATGTGCATAAAAGCTCTTGATAAGAAATTACCTTTATAGTTCAGGGCAGGACAAATgtcaaatttgatttaattatttgaGGATCTCTGAAATCAGGTATCCTTTCCTCATGAAAGCATTGCATATCAAAATATTGAACACAATGAGTGGTGGCATACATACAAGTACACTAATCTTGGTTAAGTATATGAGCAAACAGGAAATCAAATGTACACATGCATTAAAAGCTCTTGATAAGAATTTACCTTATGCATTGTCCAGGGCAGGTCTGGATCTTTTTAATAAACTTTTCAAAGGTTCTGTCCCCATGCTTGGCTGTGACCTTCTCGTATCCTTCACCATTACCACCTCTGCTACCACTAAAATCAGAAGAGTAGAACATGCAGGAATGAACTCGATAAAAGATAAAGGACTGAATGTTCCTTAACTCTCATCTAGCCATTCACCTTCAATGGGGACAAAACAAGATTTAAAACCTTGGAGCACAGGGCGACAGAGTAATCTATTGTTTCTCAAAATGACAACATGAAGTTCTTGTCCTTGTGCAAACTAACGTAACATGATAACGTaagtttaaatgaataaaaattgcaGAATTTACTTGATGAAATTACCTAGTATAGTAtaaattacttgtttttactgAAATGTCAATATAGGGGATGTGATCGAGGCaaagtttctctttttttttaatcattcagaAATTGCAGTACATACTAAAAATGACCCTTTTACTTATGTGTATTCCATTGACCTTTATCTCATACCCCTGCCATTCCAACAATGAGACATCCTCCCTCTTTTGATATTCTCTCATCATATGATGCTCAATAGTTCACAAACTTTTGTTGTCCTTCAAGCACATTCATAAATGTTGGAGATTAATTTTGGAACATTTTCAGGTTTCAACAGGTCTAGAAACAAGACAActaacaaaatcaacaaatcaCCCTTTCACCCTTCGGTAAAGTTTCCCTACCTCTTTCCCTCAGCATATTCTTGCCATTCTGATAATGAGACACCCTCCCTCTCTTGGTACTCCTTCATGAGCTGATGTTCATGCGTCAACAGATCTTCGCTCATCGCCGAAGGCTCATCAAACACATTGATGAAGTAGGAGACAAACTCTggaacattatcatcatttgtaACAGGTTCAGAAACCACTTCTGACCAGGCAGATACTGGTTTTGATGAAGAAGGCTGCACTTGATGTTGGTTAAGGGGACCTTCCGTAAGCAGGCTGAGTTGCTCAAGACCATGCTCAAGTTCACTGGTATTGGATCGAGTCACGGTGTTGTTGACTGCTGGTAAACCTGGATCATCAATATTTGCCGCCTGCAGGATGACATGCATGTTTAAAAGCAGAGGTGAATTATTGCACAATAAGGAAAATTCAGAAATGGGAAATTTGTGATTAACTAACAATGAAATGATCGATGTGACTCCAATATTTTTGAATCAATCAGTTTTCAATTTCTTAGAATACCAGTATCAGTGGTTAAATTTAaccttaaaatttgaaaaagggacaatgagaaaatgttcaaatttttttttcttagatttttttttgaattgaAATCTATAACCATGAAAGATTCATAATGTACATTCCATACATCATACACTAAAAGCCTTTGATGAATTATAACAAACAGAGCCATTTTTGACATGACATTGTATCACAAAAAGCATGTGACATCGCGATACTATACCCATATGCAGCAAATTGTGCAGTTTTAAAAGTTGTACAAGAAAAGGATATTTCGGTGGCTTTTTATCTGTCATCATCAGTATTTAAAGTCTGTTATTCCCGACTTTGTGGGGTTGGACAGTTCATTTTCTTGATGGCTCTCTTCCTAAACTGTCCTGTCATTTGAGTCAATTTGGAGGATGTTTGACACTGTTCTGTCTTCTTTgacagttcccccatgtcttgCAAGGTCTCCTGTGTGGATTCCTCCAAGCAATTGTGGAATTTAATATTCCCTGGATGAGTGGGTCTCTTATCTCCTAGCCATTGACCAGATTTCAGATAACCAGAATAGAATGTTAAAGGGGACCGTCATGGCCCCCTGGTCCATGGGGTGGAAACCTACCACAACTGCTGCAAAAGATTTCTCCTTGCTCATACTAAGTTGGGTAATAGCATCTTGATCACCTCCAACTCCATCACTATCATCGCCCCAATCATCTGCATCATCACACCAATCTGTGTCAAATGTCGCTGCGTCATTCACTGGTTCCTGTACAGGGCCAGACACGGATCCAATATCAGCAGGGTTGGTTTCCACTCGTTTCTGAGTCCTGAAGACTCTAAAACTGAATTTGGATGAAATAGAATGGGCTTGTGGTCAATCAAttaaaaagcaaagaaataatTTCTTACTCAGGTTAAATTCACGTTACTATACAAAACTTTTCAAAACCTAATCAGAGTTTTATTCAAAAGACAATAAGTTCATGAGTCTGGTTGTTACCAGGGATGTAGTCAAAGCCGGTCTCAAGAAGACATTTTGCTGGCCTTGGCTTCAGCCTCAGCCCAAGTcatgtgtacaaagtctatgggaggtTTTCTCCAGTGGCATCACGAGTCAGAAGTAACAGCCTTGACGAAATCTCTATTTTGTTACTAAATTGATACTTTTGTCATAAaagatttaaatcaatttttcttaAGCACCCTGTAGTACACAGTTTGAAACCATGACATACAAACCTGTATGAGTGCTGCTGACACGGACCGGTCAGACATGTAAAGACATAGATTGTTCTATGGTACACGGAACCATCTAGAGGGCAGTACAGCTGGCTCAcaagggtcaacaaactttggcaaGCATCGCAATTTGGGTGTGGGGTACGGCTACTCATCCAATCCTATACTCACATCAGAAAACGAATACAATCATCAATTAACTACAAATGCTGGAAGAATGCTATTGCAGCAGTCGAGCTTCCATGTCTATCTCCTTGTCAGCAATATATTGATGCTTCAATGAGGTGATATTGACTTCTTAATATCTTAGAGTACAATACTGAGAATACTGCCAGTCTTTTCAGAACTGGTCGAGCCTGATTTAGATTAAAATACGAATCAGGTTATTACAAAGTGACTGTTTGTATACagcgacaccccccccccccttctgatatcttattcctgactctgctttattttcaaaatgttatgaTACTGCATGCTCTTAGGTCGATAGCTTGGGGGAGCGGCAGGGCCAGGGTGGaaccttttgtttttaagttcAGCAAAGTGATACCATACCAATGGCAGCTGTACTGCTACCTATAGGCTATAGTAGTATCCACTTTCTCACTgcaaccaccctgcctgtggtgaatctaAGTATGTAGATCTATAAAGTATaaacacacactttaaaaattcTTTAAACTGTCACTTTCATAACCCAAAATACTCACTTCCATAcagttgtgatttatttttcattagtaacttgggaatgatttttttattcaccacagcactcaaaaactttaattttgagCATATTTTTGTGTGGGCCCTCTAGAGGTGGAAAGGAAAAGTGTGCCTGAATTGTCACAATACAATCTCTATTATCAATTCAGATGATATAATTAAACCAATTCAACTTACTTAAGAGCCAATTATATAAATGGAAACTGAGAGTGTCATAAAAACAAGCATTTGTCCCCATgaacaagagaaaataagccaaacatttcCAAACAAATTGCAACTATACGGAAATTGgtattttggtcacaaaagtgatattttaatgatttttttaaattgtgtgctgaccacacttgttcactgctaccaccctgcctgtggagaatgggtgatttcaagtacggtgttgaaagctggtgttggtgttgtgacaacaccaacaccagccacaccgtacttgaaattaggctggtgttgggattgaccttgaaaaatatgacgtatttccgGCAGTTCGTGTTGAAGAATGGTGTTGAGTATCGTCTGCTAAACCCAGCACTGCGGCTGGTGTTGACAATCTACGTGCAATTTCcccattcaccaacaccaacccccagAGATTGGGAAAATCacgatttcaagttcggtgttggtgttggcaaTCTCAAGCTCGTGAACAGGCGGCAAACACGATGAAACATCCCcggaaaatttgtttttacagttaagatgagttcaaattatttgaactttatatattttgatgaagaagAATGTTCACTCTTTTGAATTCTTGAATTAATTAAAGCATTTGTATTCTGTACGATGAGAATTTGATGCATTTCTCTCCAATTTATTTTCGTTGTCGAGACTTCTCGCGTGAAGTTGAGATGATTTAGCAGGGCAGAGCAGAGGCGTGACGTCATGTGCTATCGATAAACACAACCGGTATCTTTCCTCTGAACTCAGCTCGGTGTTGGAGCTCGGTTCAGTGGACTTTTTAtgctctcaacaccaacaccaacaccgaacttgaaatcacccaatctACAGGTAgaactatggtatgccaatgttgtatagagcacacacttta carries:
- the LOC121426871 gene encoding programmed cell death protein 2-like isoform X1, with the protein product MAANAFPASLIGVIDERIDNSEHSAWDVNKIGGKPDWMSSRTPHPNCDACQSLLTLVSQLYCPLDGSVYHRTIYVFTCLTGPCQQHSYSFRVFRTQKRVETNPADIGSVSGPVQEPVNDAATFDTDWCDDADDWGDDSDGVGGDQDAITQLSMSKEKSFAAVVAANIDDPGLPAVNNTVTRSNTSELEHGLEQLSLLTEGPLNQHQVQPSSSKPVSAWSEVVSEPVTNDDNVPEFVSYFINVFDEPSAMSEDLLTHEHQLMKEYQEREGVSLSEWQEYAEGKSGSRGGNGEGYEKVTAKHGDRTFEKFIKKIQTCPGQCIRYCYGGEPLWMTDSNQRSTNIQACPHCGSKRLFEFQLMPALLPSLQFLDQQAPPIDFGVIAIFTCSRSCWTEECSDMLREEALVIQHDPDSNAIIQAEQKLKHLKQSKR
- the LOC121426871 gene encoding programmed cell death protein 2-like isoform X2 — its product is MNGSIILNTVHGMLIKLEENRFRVFRTQKRVETNPADIGSVSGPVQEPVNDAATFDTDWCDDADDWGDDSDGVGGDQDAITQLSMSKEKSFAAVVAANIDDPGLPAVNNTVTRSNTSELEHGLEQLSLLTEGPLNQHQVQPSSSKPVSAWSEVVSEPVTNDDNVPEFVSYFINVFDEPSAMSEDLLTHEHQLMKEYQEREGVSLSEWQEYAEGKSGSRGGNGEGYEKVTAKHGDRTFEKFIKKIQTCPGQCIRYCYGGEPLWMTDSNQRSTNIQACPHCGSKRLFEFQLMPALLPSLQFLDQQAPPIDFGVIAIFTCSRSCWTEECSDMLREEALVIQHDPDSNAIIQAEQKLKHLKQSKR